One genomic window of Oikeobacillus pervagus includes the following:
- a CDS encoding plasmid stabilization protein: MVQGEPILDVPVDDCPGEIGVVCFQVSIIPEKQKEKELDKGRPKPTKEEVKVGVRSKGPADTEDFISIEQINVPEAFLNSTPNPEKTQKVVDYVKRTGYLDEPITINRETKVLTDGYRRYIVAKKVKLDAKNKFKIFYETTYYVSTKFLI; the protein is encoded by the coding sequence ATGGTACAAGGTGAGCCAATCTTAGATGTGCCTGTTGATGATTGTCCAGGGGAAATTGGTGTTGTCTGTTTCCAAGTATCAATCATTCCTGAAAAACAGAAAGAAAAAGAATTAGATAAAGGGCGTCCAAAACCGACAAAAGAAGAAGTAAAAGTCGGAGTGCGATCAAAAGGCCCAGCAGATACGGAAGATTTCATTTCTATCGAACAAATCAATGTTCCTGAAGCGTTTTTGAACTCAACACCTAACCCTGAAAAAACACAGAAAGTTGTGGACTATGTCAAACGGACAGGCTATTTAGATGAGCCTATTACGATTAATCGGGAGACAAAGGTCCTCACGGATGGATATAGACGATATATCGTGGCTAAAAAAGTGAAATTAGATGCTAAAAACAAATTTAAAATATTTTATGAAACTACTTATTATGTATCTACTAAGTTCTTAATATAG
- a CDS encoding type IA DNA topoisomerase has translation MSKKLIISEKPSVAKNIADALKIKTRKEGYFEGKDYFVTWAFGHLLQLYDAKDYDESMTRWSMDNFPFIPSHFRYKVKSDPRNKEKEDLGAKKQLKIIYSLIKRNDIDTVISACDFDREGQIIGDTIIYNLKTKKQVYRLLLNEWTPNEVIKGIRNLKPNTEMKPLQDAGISRQWADWVIGINLTSVATLKYQKGTGQALNIGRVLLPTLKIIYDRDKEIENFIPETYFKLTATFQTKDNKVYEGTYFEKNEDKFKNKETLELIEQALSNQKSTIVDKKVERKREYPPYLFNLSNLQGYITSKYKGWTSDKVLKVAQSLYEKKYITYPRTASTVLEESLVDKASKVLDNLKQGLPYADELNFIKSKRAFDNSKVESHSAIIPTYLIPKSLTQDEEIVYNSIKNRFIMQFMPVAEYEETKIITQVNHSEIKGVFTSKGKVQLAEGWKKVEKIESKDTILPFVNINDMVDIINHSISSHVTKPPKQHTEKTLLKKMETCGKGLDDEDNEEMLTAILSGYSIGTPATRAETIKKLKDVGYITTQNKSLICTELGRRLVETFPIKELFDLEFTGRLEKTLSDIEKGKFSKQEFLNVIFDFTSKAVDKIKKEEQVIIHEVASEKKQIEVLGKCPVCGHGVIEGQKGFGCSNWKNGCKFVIWKNDKFLATMKKKPTKTMVKSLLKNGVVTVKGLTSKKGNKFDAVMRYEKNQENEYFSWKMEFNR, from the coding sequence GTGTCAAAAAAGTTAATCATCTCGGAAAAACCATCAGTTGCCAAAAATATTGCGGATGCGTTAAAAATTAAGACTAGAAAAGAAGGGTACTTTGAAGGTAAGGACTATTTCGTTACATGGGCTTTTGGTCATTTGTTACAGCTCTATGATGCCAAAGATTATGATGAGAGTATGACAAGGTGGAGTATGGACAACTTTCCATTTATCCCTTCCCACTTTCGCTATAAGGTAAAAAGTGATCCAAGAAATAAAGAGAAAGAAGATCTCGGTGCTAAAAAGCAGTTAAAAATCATTTATAGTTTGATCAAACGAAATGACATAGATACCGTTATTTCGGCATGTGATTTTGATCGTGAAGGACAGATCATTGGGGATACTATTATTTATAATCTTAAGACAAAAAAACAAGTTTATCGCTTATTACTGAACGAATGGACACCAAATGAAGTGATAAAAGGAATACGAAACCTAAAGCCTAATACAGAAATGAAACCTCTCCAAGATGCAGGAATAAGCAGACAATGGGCAGATTGGGTCATCGGAATTAATTTAACGTCTGTTGCTACATTAAAGTACCAAAAAGGTACAGGACAAGCTCTAAATATAGGAAGAGTACTCTTACCAACTTTAAAGATTATTTATGATCGGGATAAAGAAATAGAAAATTTTATACCAGAAACATATTTTAAATTGACTGCAACCTTTCAGACTAAGGATAACAAGGTGTATGAAGGAACGTATTTTGAGAAAAATGAGGATAAATTTAAAAATAAAGAAACCTTAGAGTTAATTGAACAGGCTCTTTCAAATCAGAAGTCAACTATCGTCGACAAAAAAGTAGAAAGAAAACGTGAATATCCACCTTATTTATTTAATCTTTCAAACTTACAAGGATATATCACAAGTAAATATAAAGGCTGGACTTCTGACAAGGTATTAAAAGTAGCACAGTCACTTTATGAAAAAAAGTATATTACTTACCCTCGTACAGCGAGTACTGTTTTAGAGGAAAGTTTAGTAGATAAAGCATCGAAGGTACTCGATAACTTAAAACAAGGATTACCTTATGCTGATGAATTAAATTTTATAAAATCTAAACGAGCTTTTGATAATTCTAAGGTTGAGAGTCATAGTGCCATTATTCCCACATATTTAATCCCAAAATCTTTAACTCAGGATGAGGAAATCGTTTATAATTCAATCAAAAATAGATTTATTATGCAATTTATGCCTGTTGCTGAGTATGAGGAAACAAAAATTATTACACAAGTTAATCATAGTGAGATAAAAGGAGTTTTCACTTCCAAAGGAAAAGTTCAACTTGCCGAAGGATGGAAAAAGGTCGAGAAAATTGAATCAAAAGATACGATTTTGCCATTTGTGAATATCAATGACATGGTGGACATAATAAACCATTCTATTTCATCTCACGTTACGAAACCACCGAAGCAACACACAGAAAAAACTCTTTTAAAAAAGATGGAAACATGTGGTAAAGGTCTCGATGACGAGGATAATGAAGAAATGTTAACGGCAATTTTAAGTGGTTACAGTATTGGAACACCTGCTACAAGGGCCGAAACGATTAAAAAATTAAAAGATGTCGGCTATATTACCACGCAAAATAAAAGTTTAATATGTACTGAACTTGGAAGAAGATTAGTAGAAACATTTCCAATTAAGGAATTGTTTGATTTGGAGTTTACAGGTCGGTTAGAAAAAACATTATCAGATATCGAAAAGGGAAAATTCTCAAAGCAGGAATTTCTTAACGTAATTTTTGATTTTACTTCTAAAGCTGTTGATAAAATTAAAAAGGAAGAACAAGTAATTATTCATGAAGTGGCAAGTGAAAAAAAGCAAATTGAGGTATTAGGCAAGTGCCCTGTCTGTGGCCATGGGGTTATCGAAGGCCAAAAAGGATTTGGTTGTAGTAATTGGAAAAACGGATGTAAATTTGTTATTTGGAAAAATGATAAATTTTTGGCAACGATGAAGAAAAAGCCAACGAAAACGATGGTAAAGTCACTATTGAAAAATGGAGTAGTGACAGTAAAAGGACTAACAAGTAAAAAAGGAAACAAATTTGATGCTGTTATGAGATATGAAAAGAATCAAGAAAACGAGTATTTCAGCTGGAAGATGGAGTTTAATAGGTAA
- a CDS encoding DNA topoisomerase has translation MSKTLILTEKPSVAKNIADALKIKSRQDGYFEGNDYIITWAFGHLLQLFDAKDYDEKMAKWRTENFPFIPDKFRYKVKSNQKNRDKEDLGAKKQLKIIYSLIKRNDVTNLISACDYDREGQIIGDTILYKIRHGKKVYRLLLNEWTPNEILKGLNNIISNDEMIPLRNAGIGRQWADWTIGINLTSMATLKYQEGKGQALNIGRVLLPTLKIIYDRDKEIENFVPEDYFKLKALFATLSGSEYEGIYHLNNEDKFKDKQILMDIHSLLSGKEGAVSEKNVEKKNEYPPYLFNLSNLQGFITNKYQGWTSDKVLRISQSLYEKKLITYPRTSSNFLDESLVERAENVLNVLKKGLPYESELRFTRTKRVFNNEKVESHSAIIPTYLVPKSLTKDEMIVYNAVKNRFLMQFMPIAEYEETTLTTIVNNVEGEFLSKGRVQLVEGWKKVEEIETKESTLPFVEINENVTVKNHEVTANKTKPPKYHTEKTLLRVMETAGYRSFFKWAESIKLVI, from the coding sequence ATGAGCAAAACACTTATACTAACAGAAAAGCCTTCTGTAGCTAAAAATATAGCAGATGCACTAAAAATAAAAAGTAGACAGGATGGTTATTTTGAGGGCAACGATTATATTATCACATGGGCTTTTGGTCACCTATTACAGTTATTTGATGCAAAAGATTATGATGAGAAAATGGCAAAATGGAGAACAGAAAACTTTCCATTTATTCCTGATAAATTTAGATATAAGGTGAAATCAAATCAAAAAAATCGTGATAAAGAAGATTTAGGCGCAAAAAAACAATTGAAGATCATATATAGTCTAATTAAAAGAAATGATGTTACTAATCTTATATCTGCGTGTGACTATGATAGAGAGGGACAAATTATTGGAGATACGATCTTATATAAGATAAGACATGGTAAAAAGGTTTATCGTTTACTATTAAATGAGTGGACACCGAATGAAATACTAAAGGGTCTTAATAATATAATATCCAATGATGAGATGATTCCTTTAAGAAATGCAGGTATAGGTAGACAATGGGCAGATTGGACAATAGGAATTAACCTTACTTCTATGGCAACTTTAAAATATCAAGAGGGTAAAGGACAAGCACTTAATATTGGACGAGTTTTGCTACCAACTTTAAAGATTATTTATGACAGAGATAAAGAAATAGAAAATTTCGTTCCAGAAGATTATTTTAAACTAAAAGCATTATTTGCAACCCTATCAGGTAGTGAATATGAAGGGATTTATCATCTTAACAATGAGGATAAATTTAAAGATAAACAAATTCTAATGGATATTCATTCCCTTTTGTCTGGAAAAGAGGGAGCCGTATCTGAAAAAAACGTTGAGAAGAAAAATGAATATCCTCCCTATTTATTTAATTTATCCAATCTTCAAGGGTTTATTACGAACAAATATCAGGGCTGGACTTCGGACAAAGTTTTGCGGATTTCACAATCATTGTATGAGAAAAAACTAATTACCTATCCTCGGACCTCAAGCAATTTTTTGGATGAAAGTCTTGTTGAACGGGCAGAAAATGTTTTGAATGTTCTAAAAAAGGGACTGCCTTATGAAAGTGAACTGAGATTTACAAGAACAAAAAGGGTATTTAATAATGAGAAGGTTGAAAGCCACAGTGCCATTATTCCAACGTATTTAGTCCCTAAATCATTGACTAAAGATGAAATGATTGTATATAATGCTGTGAAAAATAGGTTCTTAATGCAATTTATGCCTATAGCGGAATATGAAGAGACTACTCTAACCACAATTGTAAATAATGTAGAGGGAGAATTTTTATCAAAAGGAAGGGTTCAATTAGTCGAAGGTTGGAAAAAGGTTGAGGAAATAGAAACAAAAGAATCCACTCTTCCATTTGTAGAAATTAATGAAAATGTCACTGTCAAAAATCATGAAGTAACAGCAAATAAAACTAAACCACCTAAATATCATACAGAAAAGACTCTATTACGAGTTATGGAAACAGCTGGTTATAGGAGTTTTTTTAAATGGGCAGAATCCATAAAACTAGTAATATAA